In Syntrophomonas wolfei subsp. wolfei str. Goettingen G311, a single window of DNA contains:
- a CDS encoding AAA family ATPase: MENKYENDLLNYASKLDALVEGYGKITEYATAIVENQDEAATIRLLQKISIVVDSGKYPMEVKQISNVLKDSLIKYYGYMRVLDICNQNQADDETRTLPELLAELNELIGLNSVKAKVNNLIAFQKVQKLRKNQGLTTANNTLHLAFTGKPGTGKTTVARIVGRVYKQIGLLTKGHFIEVSRTDLIAGYQGQTALKVRKVIEKAKGGVLFIDEAYSITENDHSDSYGRECLTELTKALEDYRDDLVVIVAGYTEPMNKFFESNPGLKSRFNTFIEFDDYTSDELEEILTMMCKNNDYILSEEARSRIKQALNNHVAAKDDHFANGRLVRNIYDDIVMNHAKRVVDIDEPNREILSLITDEDFMEY; this comes from the coding sequence ATGGAAAATAAATATGAAAACGATCTTTTAAACTATGCTTCGAAATTAGATGCGCTGGTAGAGGGATATGGTAAAATTACCGAATATGCGACAGCTATTGTAGAAAATCAGGATGAAGCAGCGACAATAAGGTTGCTACAAAAAATTTCCATAGTAGTTGATTCGGGTAAATACCCAATGGAAGTTAAACAAATATCAAATGTATTAAAGGATAGTTTGATTAAATATTATGGATACATGAGAGTACTGGATATTTGTAATCAGAATCAAGCGGACGATGAGACGCGAACATTACCTGAATTATTGGCAGAATTAAATGAATTGATTGGACTGAACAGCGTAAAAGCAAAGGTTAATAACCTAATAGCCTTTCAAAAAGTGCAGAAATTGCGTAAGAACCAAGGATTAACCACTGCAAATAACACCCTTCATCTTGCTTTTACAGGAAAGCCAGGAACAGGAAAAACAACGGTGGCAAGGATTGTTGGGCGGGTTTATAAACAAATAGGATTACTTACAAAAGGGCATTTTATTGAAGTTTCTAGAACCGATTTGATAGCGGGTTATCAAGGGCAAACGGCATTGAAAGTAAGAAAAGTTATTGAAAAAGCAAAAGGTGGTGTATTGTTCATTGATGAAGCCTATAGCATAACTGAGAATGACCATAGCGATTCTTATGGGCGGGAATGCTTGACAGAATTGACAAAAGCATTGGAGGATTATCGAGACGATTTGGTTGTAATCGTGGCTGGCTACACAGAGCCGATGAATAAATTCTTTGAATCGAATCCGGGGCTTAAATCCCGTTTTAACACATTTATCGAGTTCGACGACTATACGAGTGACGAGCTGGAAGAAATTTTAACCATGATGTGTAAAAATAATGATTATATTTTAAGTGAAGAAGCGAGAAGCAGAATCAAACAAGCTTTAAACAATCATGTAGCCGCGAAAGATGACCATTTTGCTAATGGACGTCTGGTTAGAAATATATATGATGATATTGTTATGAACCATGCAAAAAGAGTAGTGGATATTGATGAACCGAACCGTGAGATATTATCTTTAATAACCGATGAAGATTTTATGGAATATTGA
- a CDS encoding VIT and vWA domain-containing protein, with product MEYGLTEKSSGKSVALKAVDVTGTLAADALQITSTQKYLNDSGKNAELIYTFPLPENAAVHDFAARIGETHVSGRIMERDQAFKEYDQAIRSGDSSILLESVRPNVFQVSLGQIDADEEVEIAISYFQEIKNIDTEMRISIPMLLAPRFIPGKPLGKKIGPGRAEPTDRVPDADFISPPIGETGYRATLSLHVHNNTPISSIKSPSHKIRIDRMDEYSATITLQENNTRMNRDFVLNLKLDGETVPRIIYWKNPKDEYFACITYTPELPIIEQRQPKEYIFLIDISRSMEGKKIEHAADAIQICLRNLDEGDSFNLLAFESENHAFAPKSLPYNQENLDKASAWVKNLHAMGGTNILPAVQLALKEAGDQQKVVILATDGQVGNENEIINYVRKRNQNLCLFSLGIDTAVNSYFINQIAEAGNGCAEFSYPGESLEEKMLRHFARINATSMDNVTFSLPNISAYDWAETPPSRLYDMEPYTHLIRLAAPPQEELLITGDCCGQKMVLKVDQIIKIENAEILEKLWAKRKITQLETYLQTGNPRRASGTKEEIVSLSERYHILSTLTSFIAEFERKDKLSGIPETIIIPVDAPHAWGMFEDHVSYFSAGGFGFIGGAAISNNQLESALFTKKDIINMNKDILYNHSKVDSELKSYRMSQKSDSEDQENKLNKLAAEQNADGSFGRDQGDPRSQIEVTCKAIVTLCENGQKVNLFRQQILKAISYLMLMSDEVLADTDLTKITISALESARNRRIIRKGSQQLDFLKRLRSIDSGAFL from the coding sequence GTGGAATACGGGTTGACGGAAAAAAGCAGCGGCAAGAGTGTAGCTTTGAAAGCGGTGGACGTTACTGGCACACTGGCAGCTGACGCGCTGCAGATAACGAGTACCCAGAAGTACCTGAATGATAGTGGGAAAAATGCCGAACTGATCTATACATTTCCCCTGCCTGAAAATGCGGCGGTCCATGATTTTGCTGCCAGGATCGGAGAAACCCATGTATCAGGCAGGATCATGGAACGGGACCAGGCATTCAAGGAGTATGATCAAGCAATACGAAGTGGTGACAGTTCTATTCTGTTGGAAAGTGTTCGTCCCAACGTATTCCAGGTTTCGCTGGGACAAATCGATGCCGATGAAGAAGTTGAGATTGCGATAAGCTACTTTCAGGAAATCAAAAATATAGATACGGAAATGAGGATTTCCATTCCTATGCTGTTGGCACCTCGTTTCATTCCGGGTAAACCTTTGGGTAAAAAGATAGGGCCGGGGAGGGCAGAGCCGACTGATCGCGTTCCTGATGCCGATTTTATTAGCCCACCCATCGGAGAAACAGGATACAGGGCTACTCTTAGCCTGCATGTCCATAACAACACCCCTATATCATCAATTAAATCGCCTTCCCATAAGATTAGAATTGATCGCATGGATGAATATTCGGCAACAATCACTCTTCAAGAAAATAATACACGCATGAATCGGGATTTTGTTTTAAATCTAAAGCTTGATGGCGAAACAGTCCCGCGAATTATTTACTGGAAAAACCCCAAAGACGAGTATTTCGCTTGTATCACCTATACACCTGAACTTCCTATAATCGAACAACGACAACCTAAAGAATACATTTTTCTTATCGATATTTCTAGGTCTATGGAAGGTAAAAAAATAGAACACGCTGCTGATGCCATCCAGATATGTCTCCGCAATCTCGATGAAGGGGATAGTTTCAATCTATTAGCTTTTGAAAGCGAAAATCATGCATTTGCTCCGAAAAGCCTGCCATATAATCAGGAGAATCTGGATAAAGCAAGTGCGTGGGTGAAAAATTTGCATGCCATGGGCGGAACTAATATTCTCCCTGCTGTACAATTAGCTCTGAAGGAAGCGGGAGATCAGCAGAAGGTAGTGATACTGGCCACTGATGGACAGGTCGGCAATGAGAATGAAATTATAAATTACGTAAGAAAACGCAACCAAAATCTCTGCCTGTTCAGTCTTGGAATTGATACGGCGGTAAACTCGTATTTCATAAATCAGATCGCGGAAGCAGGAAACGGGTGTGCCGAATTCTCATATCCCGGCGAGAGCCTGGAAGAAAAGATGCTACGACACTTCGCCAGAATCAATGCTACCAGCATGGACAACGTTACGTTTTCACTACCTAACATCTCTGCGTATGACTGGGCTGAAACCCCACCAAGTAGGCTGTATGATATGGAGCCGTATACACACCTGATTCGCCTAGCAGCACCACCGCAGGAGGAGTTGCTTATAACAGGCGATTGCTGTGGTCAGAAAATGGTTTTAAAAGTTGATCAAATAATTAAGATCGAAAATGCCGAGATATTGGAAAAACTCTGGGCCAAACGAAAAATCACTCAGTTAGAGACTTATCTGCAGACCGGAAACCCTCGACGAGCCAGCGGAACAAAGGAGGAAATCGTATCTTTGTCGGAGAGATATCATATTCTTTCCACCTTGACGTCATTTATCGCCGAGTTTGAACGTAAGGATAAGCTGTCGGGAATACCAGAAACCATAATAATACCTGTAGATGCGCCGCATGCCTGGGGAATGTTTGAAGATCATGTTTCTTACTTTTCAGCGGGTGGCTTTGGTTTCATTGGTGGAGCGGCTATTTCAAATAATCAATTGGAGTCAGCTTTATTTACTAAGAAAGATATTATCAATATGAATAAGGATATATTGTACAATCACTCGAAAGTTGACAGCGAACTTAAAAGTTATAGAATGTCACAAAAATCCGATTCAGAGGACCAGGAAAATAAACTGAATAAGCTGGCGGCTGAGCAGAATGCAGATGGGTCCTTCGGCAGAGACCAGGGAGACCCGCGTTCTCAGATTGAAGTTACCTGTAAAGCCATTGTTACATTATGTGAAAACGGGCAGAAGGTCAATTTATTCCGTCAGCAGATCCTCAAAGCAATTTCCTATCTGATGCTGATGAGCGATGAAGTTCTCGCTGATACCGACCTGACCAAAATTACTATATCTGCCCTGGAGTCAGCTAGAAACAGAAGAATTATCCGCAAAGGAAGTCAGCAGCTTGATTTTTTGAAAAGACTCAGAAGCATTGATTCAGGGGCGTTTCTATAA
- a CDS encoding MerR family transcriptional regulator, protein MKDTYRISELAEKAEVTKRTIHYYVGRGLLPPPEGAGVGTTYNEEHLVKLMLIKQLQERYLPLDRIRNVITNMTLEEAKQHLAEPAMLPQPSNFLDQNTDHSDSEMTILQATTQSIVIADSLIDSHTLSALTDIRSSYIRCNIGLGIELHVPVELARDNPALIDNIEKYIRKLTSEK, encoded by the coding sequence ATGAAAGATACCTACCGTATTAGTGAATTGGCCGAAAAGGCAGAGGTTACGAAACGTACGATCCACTATTATGTGGGTCGTGGACTTTTGCCGCCACCGGAGGGTGCTGGGGTCGGAACGACATACAACGAAGAGCATCTTGTAAAGCTAATGCTGATAAAGCAGCTTCAGGAACGCTATCTTCCGCTTGATCGGATCAGGAATGTGATTACGAATATGACCTTAGAAGAGGCAAAACAGCACCTTGCAGAACCGGCAATGCTTCCTCAACCTTCCAACTTTTTGGATCAGAACACAGATCACAGCGATTCCGAAATGACTATTTTGCAGGCAACTACACAATCAATTGTGATAGCTGACAGTTTAATAGACAGTCACACATTATCCGCACTGACCGATATACGCAGCAGTTATATACGTTGCAATATCGGATTAGGAATTGAACTGCATGTGCCTGTAGAATTAGCCAGGGATAACCCGGCATTGATTGACAACATCGAAAAATATATCCGCAAGTTGACTTCGGAAAAATAG
- a CDS encoding AAA domain-containing protein: MSKYESIYRPKRLQSKTPYQVYSALFAFEFVKCLSSLIGLEGNEQFSIGVIAPYRAQSDLIDKLMSSILLPKNIDVQVGTIHGFQGDECDIIIALFNPPPSITTHKDMFLNRLNIANVSISRARDYLFILMPDDDTENVGNLTLIKKVERLCKSQSSWSEQQSPDIEEMIFGSKSYLEDNSFSTSHQLVNVYGKPEKQYEVRSEDNAVDVQIHD; the protein is encoded by the coding sequence GTGAGTAAGTATGAAAGTATTTACCGCCCTAAGCGACTTCAGAGTAAAACCCCGTATCAAGTATATTCGGCTCTATTCGCCTTTGAGTTTGTGAAATGCTTGTCTTCTCTTATAGGGCTGGAAGGGAACGAGCAGTTTAGCATTGGGGTGATAGCGCCATACCGGGCACAATCGGACTTGATAGATAAATTGATGAGTTCGATCCTCCTGCCAAAGAATATTGACGTTCAGGTTGGTACTATCCATGGTTTCCAAGGTGACGAGTGCGACATAATCATTGCTCTTTTCAACCCGCCACCTTCAATCACGACTCATAAGGATATGTTTCTGAACAGACTAAACATCGCGAATGTTTCTATAAGCCGTGCAAGAGACTACTTATTTATTCTCATGCCAGACGACGACACTGAAAATGTAGGTAATCTAACCCTTATCAAAAAGGTTGAACGCCTTTGCAAAAGTCAATCTTCTTGGAGCGAACAGCAGTCTCCGGATATTGAAGAGATGATTTTCGGAAGTAAAAGCTACCTTGAGGACAACTCATTTTCGACAAGCCATCAGTTAGTGAATGTATACGGAAAGCCAGAAAAACAGTATGAGGTTAGAAGCGAGGATAATGCCGTCGATGTGCAAATACATGATTAA